From a region of the Scyliorhinus torazame isolate Kashiwa2021f chromosome 15, sScyTor2.1, whole genome shotgun sequence genome:
- the abhd13 gene encoding protein ABHD13, translating to MEKTWKSWTYARRWLIALVSWSWSLCRISLLALILTFHLYGGILLLLLILASVAGILYKFQDVLLYFPEQPPSSRLYVPVPTGIPHENLFVKTKDGVRLNLILLRYTGDNAPYSPTIIYFHGNAGNIGHRIQNALLMMVNLKVNVLLVDYRGYGRSEGEPSEKGLYLDSEAVLDYVMTRPDLDKTKIILFGRSLGGAVAIHLASENPHRIFAIVVENTFLSIPHMASTLFSFFPMRYLPLWCYKNKFLSYNKIAQCRMPSLFISGLSDQLIPPVMMKQLCELSTSRTKRLVIFPDGTHNDTWQCQGYFAALEQFIKELLKNNSHEEIKTTSNVTII from the coding sequence ATGGAAAAAACATGGAAATCCTGGACATATGCCAGGAGGTGGCTGATAGCCCTGGTCTCGTGGTCCTGGAGCTTATGCCGAATTTCGCTGCTCGCTTTGATTTTAACCTTTCACCTATATGGAGGGATCCTTTTGCTTCTTTTGATACTTGCATCTGTGGCAGGTATATTATACAAATTCCAAGATGTGCTCCTCTACTTTCCAGAGCAACCACCCTCCTCACGTTTGTATGTTCCCGTGCCTACTGGGATCCCACATGAAAACCTTTTTGTTAAAACCAAGGATGGAGTCCGACTCAATTTGATTCTTTTGAGGTACACTGGAGATAATGCGCCATATTCACCAACCATAATTTATTTTCATGGGAATGCAGGTAATATTGGTCACAGGATACAAAATGCTCTATTGATGATGGTCAATCTGAAAGTCAATGTATTACTTGTAGATTATAGAGGTTACGGAAGGAGTGAAGGGGAACCGAGTGAAAAAGGCCTTTACTTGGATTCGGAGGCTGTACTAGACTATGTCATGACTCGACCAGATCTTGataaaacaaaaataattttatttggCCGCTCCTTGGGTGGAGCGGTGGCTATTCACCTGGCCTCAGAGAATCCACATCGGATTTTTGCAATAGTTGTTGAGAACACATTTCTCAGTATCCCACATATGGCCAGCACTTTGTTCTCCTTCTTTCCCATGAGATATCTTCCACTCTGGTGCTACAAGAACAAATTCTTGTCCTACAATAAAATTGCACAGTGCAGAATGCCTTCTCTTTTTATTTCTGGATTGTCAGACCAGTTAATTCCACCAGTCATGATGAAGCAACTATGCGAACTGTCTACATCACGGACTAAAAGACTAGTCATATTTCCAGATGGAACTCACAAtgacacttggcagtgccagggctaTTTTGCTGCTCTTGAACAATTCATCAAAGAGTTACTAAAAAACAATTCACACGAAGAAATAAAAACCACGTCTAATGTCACAATAATATAA